A DNA window from Thermogemmata fonticola contains the following coding sequences:
- a CDS encoding MBL fold metallo-hydrolase: protein MSVQIVTVESAPFAENSYVLWVEGSNAALVVDPGFEPDVILDVLADRELTLAAILCTHGHVDHIAGNAALKQRFPSAPLIIGRGDAPMLTDPMLNLSGLFGFDIVSPPADRTVSDGEQLNLAGMSWDVREIPGHSPGHVVYILREPKPSLVLGGDVLFRGSIGRTDFPGGDFATLTAGIRRVLWPLPPDTVVYPGHGPATTIGHERRTNPFLQD from the coding sequence ATGTCTGTCCAGATCGTCACTGTGGAGTCGGCACCGTTCGCTGAGAACAGCTATGTGCTCTGGGTGGAAGGCAGCAATGCGGCGCTGGTGGTCGATCCCGGCTTCGAACCGGATGTGATCCTCGATGTCCTCGCCGACCGCGAGTTGACCCTAGCGGCGATTCTGTGCACGCACGGTCATGTGGATCACATCGCCGGCAATGCAGCCCTGAAGCAGCGCTTCCCCTCGGCGCCCCTGATCATTGGCCGGGGAGATGCCCCCATGCTCACCGACCCGATGCTCAATCTCAGCGGCCTATTCGGCTTCGATATTGTCAGCCCGCCGGCGGACCGGACGGTGAGTGACGGGGAGCAGCTCAACCTCGCCGGCATGAGTTGGGACGTGCGAGAGATTCCCGGCCATTCTCCGGGGCATGTGGTGTACATCCTGCGGGAACCAAAGCCGTCTCTGGTGCTCGGCGGCGATGTGCTCTTCCGCGGAAGCATCGGGCGGACAGATTTCCCCGGCGGCGACTTTGCCACTCTGACGGCCGGCATTCGCCGGGTGCTCTGGCCTTTGCCCCCGGACACGGTGGTCTATCCCGGACATGGACCGGCCACGACCATCGGCCACGAACGGCGAACCAATCCCTTCCTCCAGGATTGA